The Streptomyces taklimakanensis nucleotide sequence GGATGAACCGCAACGCCGAGGCCGAGGCGAGCGGCAACGCGCTGCGCGGCCTGCTGGTCAACGCCGAGCGGCGGCGCCAGCGCACCGAGGCGATCGGTTCGGTGCTGCGCAGCGTCTCCACCTTCGTGGTCATGGGCACGGCGGTACTGATCACGCTGTCGACGCTGGGCATCGACCTCGCGCCGCTGCTGGCCAGCGCCGGTGTCGCCGGTGTGGCGATAGGTTTCGGGGCCCGCAACCTGGTCACGGACGTCCTGTCGGGGATGTTCGTGCTGCTGGAGGACCAGTACGGGGTGGGCGACCGGATCGACGCGGGCGAGGCCACCGGCACGGTGCTGGAGATCGGGCTGCGGGTGACCAAGCTGCGCGGCGACGACGGCGAGATCTGGTACGTGCGCAACGGCGAGATCAAGCGGGTCGGCAACCTCAGTCAGGGCTGGGCGACGGCCTCCCTGGACGTCGAGGTCCGTTCCGACGAGGACCTGGACGAGGTGCGGTCGGCCATCGCGGCGGCCGGCGAGGAGATGTCGACGACCACGCCGTGGGACGAGGTGCTGTGGGCACCCGTCGAGGTGCTGGGCCTGAACTCGGTGACGCTGGACACCATGGTGATCCGCGTCTCGGCCAAGACCATGCCGGGCAAGTCGATCCCGGTGGAGCGCGAGCTGCGCGGGCGGATCAAGAGGGCGCTGGACGCGCGCGGCATCCACATGGTGGACGGGGACTCGGTGGCCGCCCTGCGGAAGCTGGACGAGGACCTGGAGCGCTTGGACGGCGCCCCGGGCGGCGCCCCGGGCATCGGACGTCCGGCGTGGAGGGGAGCGGGTGTCCCGAGGGAGCCGGACGCGGTGGGGAGGCCGGTGGACCTGGCCAAGGGGCCGGGGACGGCCCCGGCGAAGGGCGCCGCGGGAGAGCCGACGCGGGGGCCGGTGGGGGAACCGGGCGGCCGGGGCGCCGGGGGCGACCGGATGCGGCCGGCTCCGTAGCCCGGGGCGGGCACGTGGGGCTCCGCACGACACCGACGGCCGTGGCCGGAGCGCCCCGACCACGGCCGTTGACGTCGTGCCGAGACGGGCCATAGTGTCCTCCTCGTAGAACAGGAAACTTTCCTGACAGTAGTGGGCGGGAGAGAAGCATGACCGGACCCACCCCCGGAACCCCCCGGGTGCTGCGGGCCATGAACGACCGCGCGGCACTCGATCTGCTGCTCGCCCACGGTCCGCTGTCGCGCAGCCGCATCGGCAGGCTGACCGGGCTCTCCAAACCGACCGCGTCCCAGCTCCTGGCCCGCCTGGAGGCCGCCGGCCTGGTCCGGGTCAGCGGCACCAGCCGGGGCCGCCCCGGTCCGAACGCCCAGTTGTACTCCCTCGACCCGACCGTCGCCCATGTCGCCGGACTCGACGTCACCACCTCCCGGATCCGTGCCGCCGTCGCCGACATCACCGGCCGGACGGTCGGCTCCTTCGAGCTGCCCACCCCGGGGCGGCCGTCGGGACGGCGGCCCGGCGCGGACACCGGCCCCCCGGAGCCGGCGGACGCCGGACCCGTCGTACGGCAGGTGGTGGCCGCCGTGGACGGCGCCGCCAAGGACGCCGGACTCACCCGCTTTGAACTGCACCGCGTCGTCATCGGCACCCCCGGCGCCTTCGACCCCCGCACCGGGCGGCTGCGGTACGCCTCCCACCTGCCCGGCTGGCACTCCCCCACCCTGCTGGAGGAGCTGGCCGCCGCGCTGCCGGCACCGCTGGAGTACGACAACGACGTCAACCTCGCCGCCGTCGCCGAACAGCGCCTGGGGGCCGCGCGCGGCCACGACGACTTCGTCCTGCTCTGGAACGAACAGGGCATCGGTGCCGCCCTGGTGCTGGGCGGACGGCTGCACCGGGGGTGGACGGGCGGCGCGGGCGAGGTCGGCTTCCTGCCGGTGCCCGGGGCTCCGTTGATGCGCCGCGTGGCGCAGGCGGGCGGCGGTGGCTTCCAGGAACTGGCGGGAGCCCGCGCGGTGGTGCGGACGGCCCGCGAGCTGGGCCTGGACGTGCCCGCCGGGTCGGACGAGGAGGTCGCGGCGGCCCTGCTGGCCCGCGCCGTCGCCGTCCGGGCCGAGGAGGCGGCCGGGAAGGCGACCGAGGAGACGGCCGGCGTCCCCGACGGCCCGCACGGCGAGCTGTTGCGGCGCACGGCCACCGCGCTGGCGACCGGACTCGCCGCGCTGGTCTCCGTCCTGGACCCCGAACTCGTCGTGCTCTCCGGAGGGGTGCTCACCGCCGGTGGCGAGACGCTGCGCGCACTGGTCCGAAAGGAGCTGGCCGACCTGGCCGCGCCCCGGCCCCGGCTGGTCATCGGCACCGTCACCGAACACCCGGTGCTGAGCGGGGCCTTGGAGAGCGCCCTGG carries:
- a CDS encoding ROK family transcriptional regulator; translated protein: MTGPTPGTPRVLRAMNDRAALDLLLAHGPLSRSRIGRLTGLSKPTASQLLARLEAAGLVRVSGTSRGRPGPNAQLYSLDPTVAHVAGLDVTTSRIRAAVADITGRTVGSFELPTPGRPSGRRPGADTGPPEPADAGPVVRQVVAAVDGAAKDAGLTRFELHRVVIGTPGAFDPRTGRLRYASHLPGWHSPTLLEELAAALPAPLEYDNDVNLAAVAEQRLGAARGHDDFVLLWNEQGIGAALVLGGRLHRGWTGGAGEVGFLPVPGAPLMRRVAQAGGGGFQELAGARAVVRTARELGLDVPAGSDEEVAAALLARAVAVRAEEAAGKATEETAGVPDGPHGELLRRTATALATGLAALVSVLDPELVVLSGGVLTAGGETLRALVRKELADLAAPRPRLVIGTVTEHPVLSGALESALATTRDEVFDTSRRP